Proteins from a genomic interval of Aquabacterium sp. J223:
- a CDS encoding CsbD family protein — protein MNRHQVKGRVEEAKGKIKEEVGQATGNASLEQKGRVQKNLGKGQAAAGDVAERVKSGTREGR, from the coding sequence ATGAACCGCCACCAGGTCAAGGGCCGCGTCGAAGAGGCCAAGGGCAAGATCAAGGAAGAGGTGGGTCAGGCCACCGGCAACGCCTCGCTGGAGCAGAAGGGCCGGGTGCAGAAGAACCTAGGCAAGGGCCAGGCCGCCGCGGGCGATGTCGCGGAGCGCGTGAAGAGCGGCACCCGCGAGGGCCGTTGA
- the glcF gene encoding glycolate oxidase subunit GlcF has protein sequence MQTDLAPRYRGTPDGEEAEAVLRKCVHCGFCTATCPTYQLLGDELDGPRGRIYLIKQVLEGQPATRSTQLHLDRCLTCRNCESTCPSGVQYGRLVEVGRAAVAEQVTRSPLDRAQRWLLKEGLPSPLFAPALKLGQALRPLLPQRLKDKVPPKPAPDLRGWPTRSHERRVLLLQGCVQPALAPNINAATARALDAAGVQTLVAAEAGCCGAIRSHLDDREGGREHMRRNIDAWWPLLQDGRVEAVVANASGCSVMLKDYGHALRDDAAYAAKAERIAGLSRDLSELLPTLLSGWQERLQTPSAETAPGPRIVFHPPCTLQHGQQLRGGIEEGLRALGFDVSLAAAEAHLCCGSAGTYSVLHPELATALRERKLQQLEATQPQVIASANIGCLQHLQAGTTTAVRHWIELVDDRLASAGAYSA, from the coding sequence ATGCAAACCGACCTCGCGCCGCGCTACCGCGGCACCCCCGATGGTGAGGAGGCCGAGGCGGTGCTGCGCAAGTGCGTGCACTGCGGCTTCTGCACCGCCACCTGCCCCACCTACCAGCTGCTCGGCGACGAGCTGGACGGCCCGCGCGGGCGCATCTACCTGATCAAGCAGGTGCTCGAAGGCCAGCCGGCCACGCGCAGCACCCAACTGCACCTGGACCGCTGCCTGACCTGCCGCAACTGCGAGTCGACCTGCCCGTCGGGCGTGCAGTACGGCCGCCTGGTGGAGGTGGGCCGGGCCGCGGTGGCCGAGCAGGTGACGCGCAGCCCGCTGGACCGGGCGCAGCGCTGGCTGCTGAAGGAGGGGCTGCCCTCGCCGCTGTTCGCGCCCGCGCTGAAGCTGGGCCAGGCGCTGCGGCCGCTGCTGCCCCAGCGGCTGAAGGACAAGGTGCCACCAAAACCGGCGCCCGACCTGCGCGGCTGGCCGACGCGGTCGCACGAGCGCCGGGTGCTGCTGCTGCAGGGCTGCGTGCAGCCGGCGCTCGCGCCCAACATCAACGCCGCCACCGCCCGCGCCCTGGACGCCGCCGGCGTGCAGACCCTGGTGGCCGCCGAGGCCGGCTGCTGCGGCGCCATCCGCAGCCACCTGGACGACCGCGAGGGCGGCCGCGAGCACATGCGGCGCAACATCGACGCCTGGTGGCCGCTGCTGCAGGACGGCCGGGTGGAAGCGGTGGTGGCCAACGCGTCGGGCTGCAGCGTGATGTTGAAGGACTACGGTCATGCGCTGCGCGACGACGCCGCATATGCGGCCAAGGCCGAACGCATCGCCGGCCTGTCGCGCGACCTGTCGGAGCTGTTGCCGACGCTGCTGTCCGGGTGGCAGGAGCGGTTGCAGACACCTTCGGCCGAGACGGCGCCCGGGCCGCGCATCGTCTTCCACCCGCCCTGCACGCTGCAGCACGGCCAGCAGCTGCGCGGCGGCATCGAGGAGGGGCTGCGCGCGCTGGGCTTCGACGTCTCGCTGGCGGCGGCCGAAGCGCACCTGTGCTGCGGCTCGGCGGGGACCTACTCGGTCCTGCACCCCGAGCTGGCGACGGCGCTGCGCGAGCGCAAGCTGCAGCAGCTGGAGGCCACGCAGCCGCAGGTCATCGCGTCCGCCAACATCGGCTGCCTGCAGCACCTGCAGGCCGGCACCACGACGGCGGTGCGGCACTGGATCGAGCTGGTGGACGACCGCCTCGCGTCGGCCGGGGCCTACAGCGCCTGA
- a CDS encoding FAD-linked oxidase C-terminal domain-containing protein: MDPILAAPAPAAPAAGARPVPAARQAQVVAALRHALPAHALLWRGEDTVPYECDGLTAYRQQPMVVALPETEDQVAAVLRACHALGVPVVPRGAGTGLSGGALPHAEGVVLSLAKFNRILEIDPLARTARVQCGVRNLAISEAAARFGLYYAPDPSSQIACTIGGNVAENSGGVHCLKYGLTLHNVLQVRGFTVEGEPVAFGSQALDAAGLDLLAVVVGSEGMLAVTTEVTVRLIPRPQVARCLMASFADVASAGQAVAALIGAGIIPAGLEMMDRRMTAAVEDFVHAGYDLDAEAILLCESDGTPQEVAEEVERMATVLRDAGATRLEASADEAQRLKFWSGRKNAFPASGRLSPDYMCMDSTIPRRALAEMLTAIADMEQRHGLRCVNVFHAGDGNLHPLILFDANDPDQLHRAEAFGADILETSVRLGGTVTGEHGVGVEKLGSMCVQFSPEERAQMEALKAAFDPAGTLNPGKVIPTLHRCAEGGKMHVRKGLLPFADLPRF, encoded by the coding sequence ATGGATCCGATCCTCGCAGCGCCTGCGCCCGCCGCCCCCGCCGCCGGCGCCCGCCCGGTGCCCGCGGCACGTCAGGCCCAGGTGGTGGCCGCGCTGCGCCACGCGCTGCCGGCCCATGCCCTGCTCTGGCGCGGCGAGGACACCGTGCCCTACGAGTGCGACGGCCTCACCGCCTACCGCCAGCAGCCGATGGTGGTCGCCCTGCCGGAAACCGAGGACCAGGTGGCCGCGGTGCTGCGCGCCTGCCACGCCCTGGGCGTGCCGGTGGTGCCGCGCGGCGCCGGCACCGGGCTGTCCGGCGGCGCGCTGCCGCATGCCGAGGGCGTGGTGCTCAGCCTGGCCAAGTTCAACCGCATCCTGGAGATCGACCCGCTGGCGCGCACGGCGCGGGTGCAGTGCGGCGTGCGCAACCTGGCCATCAGCGAGGCGGCGGCCCGCTTCGGCCTGTACTACGCGCCCGACCCGTCGAGCCAGATCGCCTGCACCATCGGCGGCAACGTGGCCGAGAACTCCGGCGGCGTGCACTGCCTGAAGTACGGGCTGACGCTGCACAACGTGCTGCAGGTGCGCGGCTTCACGGTGGAGGGCGAGCCGGTCGCCTTCGGCTCTCAGGCGCTGGACGCGGCCGGGCTGGACCTGCTGGCGGTGGTGGTCGGCAGCGAGGGCATGCTGGCCGTGACCACCGAGGTGACCGTGCGCCTGATCCCGCGGCCGCAGGTGGCGCGCTGCCTCATGGCCAGCTTCGCCGACGTGGCCTCGGCCGGCCAGGCGGTGGCAGCCCTGATCGGCGCCGGCATCATCCCCGCCGGCCTGGAGATGATGGACCGGCGCATGACCGCGGCGGTCGAGGACTTCGTCCACGCCGGCTACGACCTCGACGCCGAGGCCATCCTGCTGTGCGAGAGCGACGGCACGCCGCAGGAGGTGGCCGAGGAGGTCGAGCGCATGGCCACGGTGCTGCGCGACGCCGGTGCCACCCGGCTGGAAGCCAGCGCCGACGAGGCGCAGCGGCTGAAGTTCTGGAGCGGCCGCAAGAACGCCTTTCCGGCCTCCGGCCGGCTGAGCCCGGACTACATGTGCATGGACTCGACCATCCCGCGCCGGGCGCTGGCCGAGATGCTCACCGCCATCGCCGACATGGAGCAGCGGCACGGGCTTCGCTGCGTCAACGTCTTCCACGCCGGCGACGGCAACCTGCACCCGCTGATCCTGTTCGACGCCAACGACCCCGACCAGCTGCACCGGGCCGAGGCCTTCGGGGCCGACATCCTGGAGACCAGCGTGCGCCTGGGCGGCACGGTGACCGGCGAGCACGGCGTCGGGGTGGAGAAGCTGGGCTCGATGTGCGTGCAGTTCAGCCCCGAGGAGCGTGCGCAGATGGAGGCCCTGAAGGCCGCCTTCGACCCCGCCGGCACGCTGAACCCCGGCAAGGTGATCCCGACCCTGCACCGCTGCGCCGAGGGCGGCAAGATGCACGTGCGCAAGGGCCTGTTGCCGTTCGCCGACCTGCCGCGGTTTTAG
- a CDS encoding FIST N-terminal domain-containing protein, whose protein sequence is MTAFLLGHAAHPDWRLALQLAAAQVDGQRRPGSPSPTLGLVYFSDHYAADAPALLQALRAHWPGVAWAGAAAAGVAATGAEYIDEPALALLLADLPREQFRIFSGPRPLPADSTWTALVHADPAMPDLGELIGELADRTGSGYLFGGLASSRGGRALQFADGLFDGGLSGVGFDRSVGLVSRVTQGSQPVGPVRRVTAAEHNVVLALDGQPALPLLLADLGVRLDRPTQAVPRLRSTLVGLTDARDDVLERAGQFGRDTRVRHLIGLDPARQAFAVAEPVRPGDQLAFCRRDAEAARRDLVRICAEIREELEAPVLELPLPGGSAAAAAAADRSPIAGAVYVSCAGRGGPHFGGPSAELQIVKRALGEVPLVGFFAGGEIGRRHLYGYTGVLTVFRQAS, encoded by the coding sequence ATGACCGCCTTCCTGCTCGGCCACGCCGCCCACCCCGACTGGCGGCTGGCGCTGCAGCTGGCCGCCGCCCAGGTGGACGGCCAGCGCCGCCCCGGCAGTCCGTCGCCCACCCTGGGGCTGGTGTACTTCAGCGACCACTACGCGGCCGACGCGCCCGCGCTGCTGCAGGCGCTGCGGGCGCACTGGCCCGGCGTGGCCTGGGCCGGTGCGGCGGCCGCCGGCGTGGCGGCGACCGGCGCGGAGTACATCGACGAGCCGGCCCTGGCCCTGCTGCTGGCCGACCTGCCGCGCGAGCAGTTCCGCATCTTTTCCGGCCCGCGTCCGCTGCCGGCCGATTCGACCTGGACCGCGCTGGTGCACGCCGACCCCGCCATGCCCGACCTGGGCGAGCTGATCGGCGAACTGGCCGACCGCACCGGCTCGGGCTACCTCTTCGGCGGCCTGGCCTCCAGCCGCGGTGGCCGGGCGCTGCAGTTCGCCGACGGGCTGTTCGACGGCGGGCTGTCGGGCGTGGGCTTCGACCGCTCGGTGGGGCTGGTGTCGCGCGTCACCCAGGGCAGCCAGCCGGTGGGGCCGGTGCGCCGCGTCACCGCGGCCGAGCACAACGTGGTGCTGGCGCTGGACGGCCAGCCCGCGCTGCCGTTGCTGCTGGCCGACCTGGGCGTGCGGCTGGACCGGCCGACGCAGGCCGTGCCGCGGCTGCGCAGCACGCTGGTGGGCCTGACCGACGCCCGCGACGACGTGCTGGAACGCGCCGGCCAGTTCGGCCGCGACACCCGCGTGCGCCACCTCATCGGCCTCGACCCTGCGCGGCAAGCCTTCGCGGTGGCCGAGCCGGTGCGGCCCGGCGACCAGCTGGCCTTCTGCCGCCGCGACGCGGAGGCCGCCCGGCGCGACCTGGTGCGCATCTGCGCCGAGATCCGCGAGGAGCTGGAAGCGCCGGTGCTGGAGCTGCCGTTGCCGGGCGGCAGCGCGGCCGCCGCCGCGGCCGCCGATCGGTCGCCCATCGCCGGCGCGGTCTACGTCAGCTGCGCGGGCCGCGGCGGGCCGCATTTCGGCGGACCGTCGGCGGAATTGCAGATCGTCAAGCGCGCGCTGGGCGAGGTGCCGCTGGTCGGCTTCTTCGCCGGCGGCGAGATCGGGCGTCGGCACCTGTACGGCTACACCGGCGTGCTGACGGTGTTCCGGCAGGCAAGCTGA
- a CDS encoding PhaM family polyhydroxyalkanoate granule multifunctional regulatory protein: MADSPFSPFTAGFGPGLDFMQSLMKNAGAALPGVGQWVTPTLDPAELDKRISELRTVQFWLEQNARMLTTTIQALEVQKMTLTTLRTMNVRMDDLRESLMARPTATPPTTSTTPTAPAAAADAPAAAGGADAASGGDAPPAVDPMRWWGSLTEQFTSLATQALRDGAAFAGQQPAAPATAANEASTRTDPSGGGDDTPATAAAKAPAGRAAARKAARKRGQDER; the protein is encoded by the coding sequence ATGGCCGACTCCCCCTTCAGCCCCTTCACCGCCGGCTTCGGTCCGGGCCTCGACTTCATGCAAAGCCTGATGAAGAACGCCGGCGCCGCGCTGCCCGGCGTCGGCCAGTGGGTCACCCCCACCCTCGACCCGGCCGAGCTCGACAAGCGCATCAGCGAGCTGCGCACGGTGCAGTTCTGGCTGGAGCAGAACGCCCGCATGCTGACCACCACCATCCAGGCGCTGGAGGTGCAGAAGATGACGCTCACCACCCTGCGCACGATGAACGTCCGCATGGACGACCTGCGGGAGTCGCTGATGGCGCGGCCCACCGCCACACCGCCCACCACGTCCACCACGCCGACCGCGCCAGCGGCCGCCGCCGATGCACCCGCGGCGGCCGGCGGTGCCGATGCCGCCAGCGGGGGCGACGCCCCGCCCGCCGTCGACCCGATGCGCTGGTGGGGCTCGCTCACCGAGCAGTTCACCAGCCTGGCGACGCAGGCCCTGCGGGACGGGGCGGCTTTCGCCGGCCAGCAGCCCGCAGCCCCCGCCACGGCGGCCAACGAGGCCTCGACCCGGACCGACCCGTCGGGCGGCGGCGACGACACGCCCGCCACCGCCGCCGCCAAGGCGCCGGCAGGCCGGGCCGCGGCGCGCAAGGCGGCGCGCAAGCGCGGACAGGACGAGCGGTGA
- a CDS encoding TIGR02281 family clan AA aspartic protease yields MRHGLKLLTVWLLVTTAVFLGFKTWEHRQAATRFELQGESVVLRRGADGHYHWPGRLQGRAVDFLVDTGATQSAVSTTLARSLGLPEQGTVTLQTAGGPVQGRVVLADLDLDGGLAVQRLRLIALDGLGERGAVAILGMDVLGRLRWEQSEGRLRIDLRRR; encoded by the coding sequence ATGCGGCACGGCCTGAAGCTGCTCACCGTCTGGCTGCTCGTCACCACCGCCGTCTTCCTCGGCTTCAAGACCTGGGAACATCGGCAGGCGGCCACCCGTTTCGAACTGCAGGGCGAGTCGGTGGTGCTGCGCCGGGGCGCCGACGGCCACTACCACTGGCCCGGCCGGCTGCAGGGCCGGGCGGTCGACTTCCTGGTCGACACCGGCGCGACGCAGTCGGCCGTCTCCACCACCCTGGCCCGCAGCCTCGGCCTGCCGGAGCAAGGCACCGTCACGCTGCAGACGGCCGGCGGTCCGGTGCAGGGCCGGGTGGTGCTGGCCGACCTGGACCTGGACGGCGGCCTGGCGGTGCAGCGGCTGCGGCTGATCGCGCTCGACGGCCTGGGGGAGCGAGGCGCCGTGGCGATCCTCGGCATGGACGTGCTCGGCCGCCTGCGCTGGGAGCAGTCGGAGGGTCGGCTGCGCATCGACCTGCGCCGGCGCTGA
- a CDS encoding fumarylacetoacetate hydrolase family protein — protein MKLASLNDGSRDGQLVVVSRDLSSACIANGIAGRLQAVLDDWNFLSPQLESLYEALNAGRARHAFAFDPAQCLAPLPRAALFAEGWADGPADPALVRADALLGPHAPAPAAGPQERLGVAVLLAAVTGDVPAGAGADQALDGVRLLLLAGAWRLDGDGVGAWDRRPATAFAPVAVTPDEAGAAWRGGRLHRAVDVQVDRGRLDPPDLGTALPLGPLLAALARRHPLAPGSIVATGVPAGDAAGLTVHDRLRLAAHGDHGADLFGAITTRLRAPAATDEGVPEAADDGNATREA, from the coding sequence ATGAAACTCGCCAGCCTGAACGACGGCTCCCGCGACGGCCAGCTGGTCGTCGTCTCGCGCGACCTGAGCAGCGCCTGCATCGCCAACGGCATCGCCGGCCGGCTGCAGGCGGTGCTCGACGACTGGAACTTCCTCTCACCCCAGCTGGAGTCGCTGTACGAGGCGCTCAACGCCGGCCGGGCGCGGCATGCCTTCGCCTTCGACCCCGCCCAGTGCCTGGCGCCGCTGCCGCGCGCTGCGTTGTTCGCCGAAGGGTGGGCCGACGGGCCGGCCGACCCGGCGCTGGTCCGCGCCGACGCGCTGCTCGGGCCGCACGCGCCAGCGCCGGCCGCCGGGCCGCAGGAGCGGCTGGGCGTCGCCGTCCTGCTGGCGGCCGTCACCGGTGACGTGCCGGCGGGCGCCGGCGCCGACCAGGCGCTGGACGGTGTGCGCCTGCTGCTCCTGGCCGGCGCCTGGCGGTTGGACGGCGACGGTGTCGGCGCGTGGGACCGTCGCCCGGCGACCGCCTTCGCGCCGGTGGCGGTCACGCCCGACGAAGCGGGCGCCGCCTGGCGCGGGGGGCGGCTGCACCGGGCCGTGGACGTCCAGGTCGATCGCGGCCGCCTCGACCCGCCGGACCTCGGCACCGCGCTGCCGCTCGGGCCGCTGCTGGCCGCCCTGGCGCGGCGGCATCCCCTGGCGCCGGGCAGCATCGTCGCCACCGGCGTGCCGGCTGGCGACGCGGCAGGCCTCACGGTCCACGACCGGTTGCGGCTGGCGGCGCACGGCGACCATGGCGCGGACCTGTTCGGCGCCATCACGACGAGGCTGCGGGCACCGGCCGCCACCGACGAAGGCGTGCCCGAAGCGGCCGACGACGGCAACGCCACCCGCGAGGCCTGA
- a CDS encoding DUF3108 domain-containing protein, protein MALLAAAVLLLHLLLLGGWPRFEAAPPAAWPSASPGAAGRAPSVRLSARTADEVRPAPPDPTPAAAPVDMPAAAPRRAAAVARSAPRPVTAPVIAAPAVADEPPVAPPPSLALVAATAVASSPAAPTVAEPAAPAPSPPVYDTRPPGPRRWSVQLRRGGLAGEGELVWAPDQGGYALSLEGRVGPLPVLDWRSSGRLGPHGLAPERFVDKRRGRGAQAANFDAPQARITYSGQHPPQPLPAGAQDRLSVLLQLAAIVAADPALNRPGAQIDLWVSGARGDADLWRFVVEGPDRVPQAGGPVPALRLHREPRHGQDLRVQLWLAASGEHLPLRMALTPVAGGDALDLLLQPQ, encoded by the coding sequence TTGGCCCTGCTGGCGGCCGCCGTGCTGCTGCTGCACCTGCTGCTGCTGGGCGGCTGGCCGCGCTTCGAGGCGGCGCCGCCCGCCGCGTGGCCCTCGGCGTCGCCCGGCGCCGCCGGCCGTGCGCCATCGGTGCGGCTGTCCGCGCGGACGGCCGACGAGGTCCGTCCGGCCCCTCCCGACCCGACCCCTGCGGCCGCGCCCGTCGACATGCCGGCGGCCGCGCCTCGCCGGGCCGCCGCCGTGGCGCGATCGGCACCCCGGCCTGTGACGGCCCCGGTGATCGCGGCGCCCGCGGTGGCCGACGAGCCGCCGGTGGCCCCGCCCCCCTCCCTGGCACTCGTCGCGGCGACGGCGGTGGCGTCTTCGCCGGCGGCGCCGACCGTGGCCGAGCCCGCCGCCCCGGCGCCGTCGCCGCCCGTGTACGACACCCGGCCGCCGGGGCCCCGGCGCTGGTCGGTGCAGCTGCGGCGTGGCGGGCTGGCCGGCGAGGGCGAACTCGTCTGGGCGCCTGACCAGGGCGGCTACGCGCTGAGCCTGGAGGGTCGCGTCGGTCCGCTGCCGGTGCTGGACTGGCGCAGCAGCGGCCGCCTGGGTCCGCACGGCCTGGCGCCCGAGCGTTTCGTCGACAAGCGGCGCGGCCGGGGCGCCCAGGCGGCCAACTTCGATGCGCCGCAGGCCCGCATCACCTACTCCGGCCAGCACCCGCCGCAGCCGCTGCCGGCCGGGGCGCAGGACCGGCTGAGCGTGCTGCTGCAGCTGGCCGCGATCGTCGCCGCCGACCCGGCGCTGAACCGGCCCGGCGCGCAGATCGACCTCTGGGTCAGTGGCGCACGCGGCGACGCCGACCTCTGGCGCTTCGTCGTCGAGGGGCCGGACCGCGTGCCGCAGGCCGGCGGCCCGGTGCCCGCGCTGCGCCTGCACCGCGAGCCGCGCCATGGCCAGGACCTGCGGGTGCAGTTGTGGCTGGCGGCGTCGGGCGAGCACCTGCCGCTGCGCATGGCGCTGACGCCGGTGGCCGGTGGCGACGCGCTGGACCTGCTGCTGCAGCCGCAGTGA
- a CDS encoding DUF3567 domain-containing protein, with translation MQMLYNSDNFVVVQMDVPEHLAARGEGPLLGGGYEIVDKFAKKEIFLQGDMAQHFKDGVEALIRDEPSEEELDDFIGRFTTLAQQPVILH, from the coding sequence ATGCAGATGCTCTACAACTCCGACAACTTCGTGGTCGTGCAGATGGACGTGCCCGAGCACCTGGCCGCCCGCGGCGAGGGGCCGCTGCTGGGGGGCGGTTACGAGATCGTCGACAAGTTCGCCAAGAAGGAGATCTTCCTGCAGGGCGACATGGCCCAGCACTTCAAGGACGGCGTCGAAGCCCTGATTCGCGACGAACCGTCGGAAGAGGAACTGGACGACTTCATCGGCCGCTTCACGACGCTGGCCCAGCAGCCCGTCATCCTGCATTGA
- a CDS encoding ATP-binding protein — MPRSTASTAVVLSPGLAQAPVLDRMASHFVLALTVQHAARLGPRRDWNSLLSLVGRHLAWPPAVLARLRAFLLRRCRAQSPWRGQEALDDVAWLARHGVWRGPYEEGTLFFYLDEYAKDAPKDLMAVLQATADWLRKSLQRESTRVQQNIDLLGGLLQLNPAERALLLYGTLARYQRDLRGLLVEFKVANAQEAYAVLAQVAGVDEREVAEALRAGSRLERVGMVENLISEHNITDLADLMKVSDQLPPVLMREYAEASELMAVFTKPSAPSALTATDFAFIADDVAVLTALLKHAVQRRETGVNVLLYGPPGTGKTELAKVAAQAAGLQLYEVEYADRDGHPLSGRDRYRSLQLSQVFLKGSADVALLFDEVEDVFPSMGGEAAAWLARLESADGPVGSAHSVSGKAWVNQMLETNAVPVVWITNRIEQIDPAFRRRFQYHLALNSPPPGAREALVARALEGVAIDTAFAAGLAERRGLTPAQIRTAVRFARLAAGDGQPLEPLIERQLHHADQALGRGARERGPRACVTTYDLSLLNLETRFAVPAVIEALRRRGHGTLCFHGPPGTGKTALAEHIAQALQRPLLVRQASDLMSKFVGETEANLARLFEEAEREQAVLLLDEADSFLRSRRRAERSYEVTEVNEMLQGMERFAGIFVCTTNLFEELDEAALRRFTFKVRFAPLTGIQRERMFVAEALAGEATALDDEQRRRLAALDQLTPGDFAAVRQQVEILGVPFEPDEFLSQLEGEHRVKPQVRERRSIGFRAGG; from the coding sequence ATGCCCCGCTCCACCGCCTCGACGGCCGTCGTGCTGTCGCCCGGCCTGGCCCAGGCCCCGGTGCTCGACCGCATGGCCTCTCACTTCGTGCTGGCGCTGACCGTGCAGCATGCGGCGCGGCTCGGTCCGCGGCGCGACTGGAACAGCCTGCTGTCGCTGGTCGGCCGGCACCTGGCCTGGCCGCCGGCCGTGCTGGCGCGGCTGCGGGCCTTCCTGCTGCGCCGCTGCCGCGCGCAGTCGCCCTGGCGCGGGCAGGAGGCGCTGGACGACGTGGCCTGGCTGGCGCGCCACGGCGTCTGGCGCGGTCCCTATGAAGAGGGCACGCTCTTCTTCTACCTCGACGAATACGCCAAGGACGCGCCGAAGGACCTGATGGCCGTGCTGCAGGCCACCGCCGACTGGCTGCGCAAGAGCCTGCAGCGCGAGTCGACCCGGGTGCAGCAGAACATCGACCTGCTCGGTGGCCTGCTGCAGCTCAACCCGGCCGAACGCGCGCTGCTGCTCTACGGCACGCTGGCCCGCTACCAGCGCGACCTGCGCGGCCTGCTGGTCGAGTTCAAGGTGGCGAACGCGCAGGAGGCCTACGCGGTGCTGGCGCAGGTGGCCGGCGTCGACGAGCGCGAGGTGGCCGAGGCGCTGCGCGCCGGCTCCCGGCTGGAGCGGGTGGGCATGGTCGAGAACCTGATCTCCGAACACAACATCACCGACCTGGCCGACCTGATGAAGGTCAGCGACCAGCTGCCGCCGGTGCTGATGCGCGAGTACGCCGAGGCGTCCGAGCTGATGGCGGTCTTCACCAAGCCCTCGGCGCCGAGCGCGCTGACGGCCACCGACTTCGCCTTCATCGCCGACGACGTGGCGGTGCTCACCGCGCTGCTGAAGCACGCGGTGCAGCGGCGCGAGACCGGCGTCAACGTGCTGCTGTACGGCCCGCCGGGCACCGGCAAGACGGAACTGGCCAAGGTGGCCGCACAGGCGGCCGGGCTCCAGCTCTACGAGGTCGAGTACGCCGACCGCGACGGCCACCCGCTGTCCGGCCGCGACCGCTACCGCTCGCTGCAGCTGAGCCAGGTCTTCCTCAAGGGCAGCGCCGACGTGGCGCTGCTGTTCGACGAGGTCGAGGACGTCTTCCCCAGCATGGGCGGCGAGGCCGCGGCCTGGCTGGCGCGCCTGGAGTCGGCCGATGGCCCGGTGGGCAGCGCTCACAGCGTCTCCGGCAAGGCCTGGGTCAACCAGATGCTGGAGACCAACGCGGTGCCGGTGGTCTGGATCACCAACCGCATCGAGCAGATCGACCCCGCCTTCCGCCGCCGCTTCCAGTACCACCTGGCGTTGAACTCGCCGCCGCCTGGGGCACGCGAGGCGCTGGTGGCGCGGGCGCTGGAAGGCGTGGCCATCGACACCGCCTTCGCCGCCGGCCTGGCCGAGCGCCGGGGCCTCACGCCGGCGCAGATCCGCACCGCGGTGCGCTTCGCCCGACTGGCCGCCGGCGACGGGCAGCCGCTGGAGCCGCTGATCGAGCGCCAGTTGCACCATGCCGACCAGGCGCTGGGCCGCGGCGCCCGCGAGCGTGGCCCGCGGGCCTGCGTGACCACCTACGACCTGTCGCTGCTGAACCTGGAGACCCGTTTCGCCGTGCCGGCGGTGATCGAGGCGCTGCGCCGGCGCGGCCACGGCACGCTGTGCTTCCACGGCCCGCCCGGGACCGGCAAGACCGCGCTGGCCGAGCACATCGCCCAGGCGCTGCAGCGGCCGCTGCTGGTGCGGCAGGCCAGCGACCTGATGAGCAAGTTCGTCGGCGAGACCGAGGCCAACCTGGCGCGGCTGTTCGAGGAGGCCGAGCGCGAGCAGGCGGTGCTGCTGCTCGACGAGGCCGACAGCTTCCTGCGCAGCCGCCGCCGCGCCGAGCGCAGCTACGAGGTCACCGAAGTCAACGAGATGCTGCAGGGCATGGAGCGCTTCGCCGGCATCTTCGTCTGCACCACCAACCTGTTCGAGGAACTGGACGAGGCGGCGCTGCGGCGCTTCACCTTCAAGGTCCGCTTCGCGCCGCTGACCGGTATCCAGCGCGAACGCATGTTCGTGGCCGAGGCGCTGGCCGGCGAGGCCACGGCCCTGGACGACGAACAGCGCCGCCGCCTCGCCGCGCTCGACCAGCTGACCCCCGGGGACTTCGCCGCCGTGCGCCAGCAGGTGGAGATCCTCGGCGTGCCCTTCGAGCCCGACGAGTTCCTGTCGCAGCTCGAAGGCGAGCACCGGGTCAAGCCGCAGGTGCGCGAGCGGCGCAGCATCGGCTTCCGGGCCGGCGGCTAG
- a CDS encoding DUF1653 domain-containing protein encodes MRDADLPALPSLPSGRYRHHKGGDYEVLGLVRHSETREPLVLYRALYGARGLWVRPHAMFVEQVEVAGRRVPRFARLDAA; translated from the coding sequence GTGCGCGATGCGGACCTGCCCGCCCTGCCGTCGCTGCCGTCAGGCCGTTATCGCCACCACAAGGGCGGGGACTACGAGGTCCTCGGCCTCGTGCGCCACAGCGAGACGCGGGAGCCGCTGGTGCTGTACCGCGCGCTGTACGGCGCGCGCGGGCTGTGGGTGCGGCCCCATGCCATGTTCGTGGAGCAGGTCGAGGTGGCGGGGCGGCGGGTGCCGCGTTTTGCGCGGCTGGACGCTGCCTAG